Sequence from the Candidatus Lokiarchaeota archaeon genome:
GACAGAAGTTTACGTTTCTTTTGGACCCGTACAATCCTTCATTTCGCAGGCACGGACAACCCACGACCTCTGGACAGGCTCTTATCTCCTTTCGATACTCGGAAGAGAAGCAATACGATCCGTGTTGGAAAACCATCCAGATACAAAGGTCATCCGACCATATCTCGATTCTGAAACTCCAGATCATCAAATTGCTTTACGGCGAGTTGAAGGTATTGATAAGCGGGTAGGAACCGTTCCTAATCTCATAGAGTTTGATGCAAACGGCAATCCCTCGGCTATAGCAGAATCCGCCGTTGATGGTTGGACAACGATGTGGAACAACATCTGCAAAGAAGCAAGAACGCGTGTTGAATCTGTTACGTCGAGCTCTTCGCAAGATGCATTCATGCCCATATGGGAAAGGCAGGTGAACTCCTTGTGGGATTCATATTGGGTCATTGGTGAGTACACCGGATTGACCAGAAGGAAAGCTATCCGTAACTTCTCGGAAGACGCAGAACATGGTAGGAAATGTACCATCTGTGGTAACCGGGAAATCCTGAGACCTAAAAGCACTGACTTCGATGACATCAAGAGCTTTTGGGACAAACTTGCGAAGAATCTTAGCGGGGCTCAGATTCAAGAAGAGGGTTCTGAGCGGCTATGTGGGGTCTGTTTGACCAAACGGATGTGTCCTGGCATTCTTCATGACCTCGTAGGAAGCAATAAGAGCCCATTTCCGTCAACCGTTAGCTTTGCAACACTACCTTGGCGACTAGCCATTGTCAAGTCTGATGACGCAAACCTGAAGAATCTGACGAAGAAGTACCTTTCAGAGTTGAAGGATGCAGGTTTATTCCAACTAGAGGGATTATGGAAGCCAAATGACACTAAAAAGAACAAACGTGATGATTATCATCCGCTCCTAAATTATGACGGAGACTACTTCTTACCTGAGCAAGTCCAACCGGAGCACCTCGACCTACCTGAAAGAGTATGTGACACTCTAGGGTCTACATTGAAATCTCTTAGACAGAAATCCGAGCAGCTGGGAATTCCGAATCCCACACCCTACTACGCAGTCCTGTCCATGGATGGAGATAGTATTGGTGAAACCCTTTCGAATAATCCGGGTAGCAAAAAATGCTTGAGTAAACATATGAGTGAATTTGCGAAGAGAGCTGTTGAAATCGTGGAAGATGAATGGGGACGTCTGATATACGCTGGTGGAGATGATGTTCTAGCATTTCTACCCACTCATACTGCTTTACAGACTGCCTATCAGATCAGGGAAGCCTTCATGGAGGCCATGGACAAAACAGGGATTGACAATCCCCCAACAATAAGTGCAGGCATTGTTTTCGCACACTATTCAGCCCCCATGAGCAGCGTTGTCTCACGAAGTCACTCATTACTCGAGCATGTCGCAAAAGAACATATTGCACCGAAAAATGTGGTCTCTCAAGGTCGCATCAAGAAAGATGCCTTTGCCATAGAGACATGGGACAGAGGCGGGACGAATTTGCATGTGGTCAAGAAATGGGAATCATCTGGCCGGAAAGAACTGAGAACGTGGACAGAAGTCCTTGGAGATGTAGGTTCACGCTTTACCAAGAACGCAGACGTGCCACTAACTTCTAGCTTTATCCATTCTGCTGCAGAGTCAATCAGGAAAATGGAGTGGGAGTATGATGATGCTGATACTGTTGAGGAGCTCTTCTTAGTTAACTACCTGAGAAGCAGAGATGAGAAGATTTCGAAATTGAAGAAAGACCCGGACGGACGAGAGAAAGCTGCAGCTCTGATTAGCAAACTGGTGGATCTAACGCTTTGCTGGGATGGCGATGATTGTACCTACAATCCAGACCATCTGCTGTTTGCTCAGTTCTTGTCCAGAGGAGGTGTTTACTAAATGAGTTATTCGATATTTGCCGACCCGATTGATACACTATTCTTCAGAGATGGTTCGCCATTCAACGCTGGCGAATCTCCTTACCTTGAGTCGATATTTCCGCCCAGCCCGCATACGGGGTTCGGGTTCTCGCGTGCAGTGGTTCTAATCCTCATGTGCAAGAACCTAGACACCTACATCAAAGGCGGGTGCAATGGATGCGAATTCCAAGAAGATTGTCCGATAACCGATGCTGTAGGCGACCCAAGCAAGCGTGATGGAACCCTGAGTGTCAAGGGCCTCTACCTGTTCGGTGAGGAACGTTTCTTCCCTGCCCCTCGTGATCTTGTTGTAGAGAAGGATGTTTCTTCACCGAAAGAAGCAACCCCGGCATACGTTCCCAACACACCTGTTCAGTCAGACCTCGGTCATGTAAGATTGCCTTCTGCCAAAGAGGGTAGTCAATTCTTGGACGACGTTGGGGACCATCTTGTTCCTGAATCAGTGCTGGGAAGGTATTTGCAGAACGAGCCAATCGATTATTCCCAACTTAAGCGGCTTCGGAATGACGAGTCAGAGAAAAAGCCCATGATCTACGGAGAGGGACGGACAGGCATTGCTGTGAACGAGTCAACAGGAGCAAGTCTTGAGAAACATCTCTACAGCATTGAGATGATTCGCCTCCGAAAAGGCATGCAGCTGTGGAGTGGAATAAGCGGACTCAAGAAGGGGATAGACCTGCCAACCAAAACAACCACTGCCAGGTTAGGCGGCGAAAGCAAACGGGTCAGGGTCAATCTGGCTGAAGGGCTGGACCTCGCTGAGCCTTCAATCACAGACGAGATTGCAAGCAGTGGACGACTGAAGATTATGCTTCTACAACATGCTGACTTCGATGGACAGTGGTATCCACCCTGTATGACCAGGAAGGAGGGGGACGAAAACG
This genomic interval carries:
- the cas10 gene encoding type III-B CRISPR-associated protein Cas10/Cmr2; the protein is TEVYVSFGPVQSFISQARTTHDLWTGSYLLSILGREAIRSVLENHPDTKVIRPYLDSETPDHQIALRRVEGIDKRVGTVPNLIEFDANGNPSAIAESAVDGWTTMWNNICKEARTRVESVTSSSSQDAFMPIWERQVNSLWDSYWVIGEYTGLTRRKAIRNFSEDAEHGRKCTICGNREILRPKSTDFDDIKSFWDKLAKNLSGAQIQEEGSERLCGVCLTKRMCPGILHDLVGSNKSPFPSTVSFATLPWRLAIVKSDDANLKNLTKKYLSELKDAGLFQLEGLWKPNDTKKNKRDDYHPLLNYDGDYFLPEQVQPEHLDLPERVCDTLGSTLKSLRQKSEQLGIPNPTPYYAVLSMDGDSIGETLSNNPGSKKCLSKHMSEFAKRAVEIVEDEWGRLIYAGGDDVLAFLPTHTALQTAYQIREAFMEAMDKTGIDNPPTISAGIVFAHYSAPMSSVVSRSHSLLEHVAKEHIAPKNVVSQGRIKKDAFAIETWDRGGTNLHVVKKWESSGRKELRTWTEVLGDVGSRFTKNADVPLTSSFIHSAAESIRKMEWEYDDADTVEELFLVNYLRSRDEKISKLKKDPDGREKAAALISKLVDLTLCWDGDDCTYNPDHLLFAQFLSRGGVY